The nucleotide window GGTAATGTATGGAACAGCTGATGTGCAATTCCTGGGGGTAAAAGATACTTTCAATACCCGTAACGAATAGTTCTTTCAAGGGAACGTATGAGGCTGACGCGTCTGGTCAAAATGATTGGTCTGGCTGCATTGATGGGAGGAATCATTGGTTTTCTGCTTCCGGGGCAGTTTGTCTATTCCCCGGAGATTGAGTCCTTTCTCACCCGGTACGGTGAAGCCCTTTTCAAAGGGATCAGTTCAAACCCGATGGTAATGACCTTCAATGCCAAAGCCCCGGTCATTATTCTTATGGTAATCGGGTTTATCCTGCTCTTCTGGGGAATGGTAAAAGAAGTGACTGATCCGGAAGAAGCGGCGGGCACAAAAACCCGTGACAGCAGGAGATCCATTCAAGAATTGATCGAATCTCAAAAAAATGAGGGTATCGAGAATCAGTATTACAAAAAATCGGTAAAAGAACTGGCTGAAAGGAAGAAACCGTGAATACGAGATGATTCCAACGTAGCAATCCGGGATCAATAACAAGGTCAGATTTTTTTTCTTTTAATTTCCCGGTAAAATCCCGATTGTATGGCACAATCCTTCCGGAAATTTACCCGGCTGAATGTCTCAATACCCTGCGGAACAGGAAGGGACGCTTTGTATAACGGAAAAAGGGATCTTATTTCAGTTTTCCCAGAAACTCTTTTTTCAGGTTGTCGAAATCTTCAGAAAGTAAATAGGGGGAGAAACCGGATCCCTTCTTCTTCTGGATGATCCCCGACTCGATCAGGGTATGGAGTGCATCTCTCATCGCACGCTTCGAGATAGAGAGAAGGCCTACATCCCGCCGTCGGTCAAGGTACGAGAGCAGAATCCAGGGATTGCCTTCCGATTTTTTCCCTTTGCCTTCGGTAAAAAACATCTGGACGGCATCGATTATCACTTTCCATTCTTTCTTCGTCGGGGGCCGTGTCTCAAACTCCTCGCCATCGTCTTCATTGAGATTGGATTTCACATACGAGATCCCATCGATCTGGATGATCTCGATATCCATCTGCTTATTCTCACTCACCGACTTGATGAAATTCCCGAAACTCGGAAAACCGATCTTCTTCTCAGTAAACGTGGGATCGATCTGGAGCATCTTGATCTTGATGCCGGCATAATCCAGGTGTTTTCCTTCATCCTCGAGGATCCGGAGGGCATCCTTGAGCAGGTCGATGGCATGGGACGATTCTTTCTGGATCGATGTCTCCTTTTTCGTATCCGGTTCATGGATGTCGGCTATCAGCTCGTAGGAGATGAATTCATCGCAGTTTTTGATGATGAGCTTGCTCGTGAATGCATCGCCGCTTAAAATTATGACATACTTCCCGCTTTCCCGGAGTTTCTGGATGAGCGAGAGGAAATCGCTGTCGCCGGATACGATCGCAAATGTATTGATATTCGGGTTGAGAATCGCAGTCTCAACAGCATCTATGGCGAGTTTGATATCCGCCCCATTCTTTCCTTCCGTATTCAGGCTGGGCTTCTCGATAAGCTCTATGCCGTAATTGAGCAGGCTTTCCCGGTAATCCTGGTTCTTGACCCAGTCGGCATAGGCCTTCCGGATCCGCACAACCCCGAGCTCTGAAAGCTTGTTGATGATAGGCTCAATCTTGAACTTTGTC belongs to Methanoregula sp. and includes:
- a CDS encoding NYN domain-containing protein; translated protein: MALDTKVIALYIDFENIEIGLQRQYKTKFKIEPIINKLSELGVVRIRKAYADWVKNQDYRESLLNYGIELIEKPSLNTEGKNGADIKLAIDAVETAILNPNINTFAIVSGDSDFLSLIQKLRESGKYVIILSGDAFTSKLIIKNCDEFISYELIADIHEPDTKKETSIQKESSHAIDLLKDALRILEDEGKHLDYAGIKIKMLQIDPTFTEKKIGFPSFGNFIKSVSENKQMDIEIIQIDGISYVKSNLNEDDGEEFETRPPTKKEWKVIIDAVQMFFTEGKGKKSEGNPWILLSYLDRRRDVGLLSISKRAMRDALHTLIESGIIQKKKGSGFSPYLLSEDFDNLKKEFLGKLK